A single window of Ananas comosus cultivar F153 linkage group 17, ASM154086v1, whole genome shotgun sequence DNA harbors:
- the LOC109723582 gene encoding translocon-associated protein subunit beta: MAIRGSRSRSLISLPLLLLVVLNLIFGSPAIASSDAPFVVAHKKVSLTRLKSGAERVSVSIDLYNQGSATAYDVSLNDDSWSNDVFDLVTGTTSKTWEKLDAGATASHSFVLESKVKGVFHGAPAVIKFRIPTKAALQEAYSSPILPLDILAERPPEKKFEWAKRLLAKYGSLVSVLSLVALFIYVLVSPSKSSAAKGSKKRR; this comes from the exons ATGGCGATCCGCGGATCCCGATCCCGATCCCTCatctccctccccctcctcctcctcgtcgtcctcaACCTTATCTTCGGCTCCCCCGCGATCGCGAGCTCCGACGCGCCCTTCGTGGTGGCGCACAAGAAGGTCAGCCTCACCCGCCTCAAGTCCGGGGCCGAGCGCGTCTCCGTCTCGATCGATCTCTACAACCAGGGATCTGC GACTGCTTATGATGTGAGCCTGAATGATGATAGTTGGTCTAACGATGTATTTGATCTTGTCACTGGTACTACCTCAAAAACTTGGGAAAAGCTTGATGC TGGTGCAACTGCTTCTCACTCCTTTGTGTTAGAGTCCAAGGTGAAGGGTGTCTTCCATGGTGCCCCTGCTGTCATCAAGTTCCGTATTCCGACAAAAGCTGCACTACAG GAGGCCTACTCTAGTCCTATTCTTCCTTTGGATATTCTTGCAGAGAGGCCCCCTGAGAAGAAGTTTGAATGG GCTAAG AGGCTACTAGCAAAGTACGGATCATTGGTCTCTGTTCTCTCGTTGGTCGCACTCTTCATCTACGTGCTCGTGAGCCCGTCCAAATCGAGTGCTGCAAAAGGAAGCAAGAAGAGACGTTGA
- the LOC109722799 gene encoding ARMADILLO BTB ARABIDOPSIS PROTEIN 1: MKLPGEPDPDLAAAADDGDDEELRRLLSAVSSAAAAARCFRGRWCAVAAAASRLSSAVGDLSNLAANPLASELLRSLRETLALALAIAEQCRSPDPPAGKLRTQSDLAAASDALKQLAADADLLLSSGALAAPAEAAAGASSLGEPVRVEVRGLVTRLQIGSSAARIAALGSLAALLAEDERNVAIAVAEGAVAALVRLLDSGAGGAEARERAAAAIARVSAVESCRHALAAEAPALLAHLVRVLESDGGGGAAREGACIALQTLTLARDGAMAIGSRGGIAALLEICGAGTPSAQAAAAGVLLNLSVIPELHQNFLEENSIPVLIRVFSSGTPLAQENAVACLHNLTAGDEEQSLKITVFKEGALECLRNYLENDRGLDQNLESAIGLLRNLASFRYIAEIISSAGFIPYIVSSLDSAKSSVRGESAKAIAELCAVERARKEMIEAVPLLIRMLESKGGGEEKEAALKALGSLIAFTAYRRLFKKDEKGIVNVVQLLDPLVTNVEKKHAISVLLSVSQSRKARKQMVALGACGFLRGLLATEVEGAKKLIEILGRGKILGVFPRA; encoded by the coding sequence ATGAAATTACccggcgaacccgaccccgacctcgccgccgccgccgacgacggcgacgacgaggagctccgccgcctcctctccgccgtatcttccgccgccgccgccgcgcgatGCTTCCGAGGCCGGTGGTGCGCCGTCGCCGCAGCCGCCTCCCGCCTCTCCTCCGCCGTCGGCGACCTCTCCAACCTCGCCGCGAACCCCCTCGCCTCCGAGCTCCTCCGGTCCCTCCGGGAAACCCTGGCCCTAGCCCTGGCCATCGCGGAGCAGTGCCGCTCCCCCGACCCCCCCGCGGGGAAGCTCCGCACGCAGAGCGACCTGGCCGCCGCCTCCGACGCCCTCAAGCAgctcgccgccgacgccgacctCCTCCTCAGCTCCGGCGCCCTCGCCGCgccggccgaggcggcggcgggggcctCCTCCCTCGGCGAGCCCGTGCGGGTGGAGGTGAGGGGCCTCGTCACCCGCCTGCAGATCGGGAGCTCCGCGGCGCGGATCGCTGCGCTGGGCTCCCTCGCCGCGCTCCTAGCCGAGGACGAGAGGAACGTGGCGATCGCCGTAGCGGAGGGGGCCGTGGCCGCGCTGGTCCGCCTCCTCGACTCCGGCGCCGGGGGCGCCGAGGCGCGGGAGCGGGCCGCGGCGGCGATCGCTAGGGTTTCTGCCGTGGAGAGCTGCCGCCACGCCCTGGCGGCGGAGGCCCCCGCCCTCCTCGCGCACCTCGTCCGCGTCCTCGAGtccgacggcggcggcggcgccgccagGGAGGGGGCCTGCATCGCcctgcaaaccctaaccctagcccgcGACGGCGCCATGGCGATCGGCTCCCGAGGCGGGATCGCCGCCCTCCTCGAGATCTGCGGCGCCGGGACCCCCTCCGCgcaggccgccgccgccggggtcCTCCTCAACCTCTCCGTGATCCCTGAACTCCACCAGAACTTTCTAGAAGAAAACAGCATCCCCGTACTCATTAGAGTTTTCTCCTCCGGGACGCCTCTCGCGCAAGAGAATGCCGTCGCTTGCCTCCATAATTTAACCGCCGGAGACGAAGAACAGAGCCTAAAGATCACCGTTTTCAAAGAAGGCGCTTTAGAGTGCCTCAGGAACTATCTCGAAAACGACAGAGGACTTGATCAGAACCTCGAATCGGCAATCGGATTGCTGCGGAATCTGGCGTCTTTCAGGTACATCGCGGAGATCATCTCTTCCGCCGGATTCATTCCATACATTGTATCATCATTAGATAGTGCCAAATCCAGTGTAAGAGGGGAGTCGGCAAAAGCAATCGCCGAATTATGTGCCGTTGAGAGGGCGAGGAAGGAGATGATTGAGGCCGTGCCTCTGCTAATTAGAATGTTGGAATCcaagggaggaggagaagaaaaggaggCAGCTTTGAAGGCTTTGGGCTCTCTCATTGCATTCACGGCTTATCGGAGGCTATTTAAGAAGGATGAGAAGGGGATTGTGAATGTGGTTCAGTTGCTCGATCCTTTGGTGACGAATGTGGAGAAGAAGCACGCCATTTCCGTGTTGCTATCGGTTTCACAGTCGAGGAAGGCGAGGAAGCAAATGGTGGCTTTGGGGGCTTGCGGGTTCCTGCGAGGGCTTCTAGCGACGGAGGTGGAGGGGGCAAAGAAGCTTATAGAGATTTTGGGGAGGGGGAAGATCCTGGGGGTGTTTCCGAGAGCTTGA